The Indicator indicator isolate 239-I01 chromosome 18, UM_Iind_1.1, whole genome shotgun sequence genome includes a region encoding these proteins:
- the SFXN1 gene encoding sideroflexin-1, with product MSADIPLNINIKEPRWDQSTFVGRANHFFTVTDPRNILLSDAQLENARKIVHDYRQGIVPPGLTADDLWRAKYIYDSAFHPDTGEKMVLIGRMSAQVPMNMTITGCMMTFYRTTPAVVFWQWINQSFNAIVNYTNRSGDAPITVSQLGTAYASATTGAVATALGLNALTKHVSPLIGRFVPFAAVAAANCINIPLMRQRELKFGIPVTDENGNRLGESTKAAQQAITQVVISRILMASPGMAIPPFIMNTLEKRAFLKRFPWMSAPIQVGLVGFCLVFATPLCCALFPQKSSMSVTSLELELQAKIRENNPELERVYFNKGL from the exons ATGTCAGCAGATATACCATTAAATATTAATATCAAGGAGCCCCGATGGGATCAAAGCACTTTTGTTGGACGAGCCAAtcacttctttactgtaacaGACCCCCGGAATATTTTGTTATCTGATGCCCAGCTAGAAAACGCAAGAAAAATTGTACATGATTACAG ACAAGGTATTGTGCCACCTGGCTTGACAGCAGATGACTTGTGGAGAGCAAAATATATCTATGATTCAGCCTTCCACCCAGACACTGGTGAAAAGATGGTCTTGATTGGCCGAATGTCAGCTCAGGTACCCATGAACATGACTATCACAGGTTGTATGATGACCTTTTATAG AACGACACCAGCAGTGGTTTTCTGGCAGTGGATTAACCAGTCCTTCAATGCCATAGTGAATTACACAAACAGGAGCGGTGATGCCCCAATTACTGTCAG cCAGCTGGGAACTGCCTATGCTTCTGCTACCACAGGTGCTGTAGCAACAGCTTTAGGACTTAACGCACTGACAAAG CATGTCTCACCTCTCATAGGACGGTTTGTTCCTTTTGCTGCCGTTGCTGCTGCTAATTGCATTAATATTCCACTAATGAGACAAAG GGAACTCAAGTTTGGAATCCCAGTCACAGATGAGAATGGAAACAGATTGGGTGAATCAAcaaaagcagctcagcaggcaaTTACCCAGGTGGTTATATCAAGGATTCTTATGGCTTCTCCTGGCATGG CAATTCCTCCCTTCATAATGAATACATTGGAAAAGAGAGCCTTTTTAAAG AGATTCCCTTGGATGAGTGCTCCCATTCAAGTTGGATTAGTTGGATTCTG TCTTGTGTTTGCCACACCCCTTTGTTGTGCACTGTTTCCCCAAAAAAG TTCTATGTCTGTAACAAGCTTGGAGCTGGAATTGCAAGCCAAGATCCGAGAGAACAACCCTGAACTAGAACGTGTATACTTTAATAAAGGATTGTAA